A DNA window from Streptomyces parvus contains the following coding sequences:
- a CDS encoding UvrD-helicase domain-containing protein → MPQLAFANSFWESYDVLERPVKAGVRKAMQKFQLLTVAELHADKGLHLEFVQNARDARMRTIRINDFWRGVVLAPDDGSDVFLLVNVVRHDDAYAWAAKRLYTTNSATRALEVRNVVAIEQLTPALEKAATGADSLLFATYSDTVLRELGIDDQVLRAVRTIVDKAQLKAFETLLPEDQCEVLQFLAEGFSPDDVYRDVVAVRRPVGAGPDPDESLAVAIANTANRITLVTGPEELADILEKPFTAWRVFLHPSQRRVAYRVSYGGPVQITGGPGTGKTVAALHRVKHLLTRSRDTRVLLTTYTNALAGSLRENLSLLLDGDDALLSRVDVTTVNAYAHGVVTRLDGKAPSPINDREERQLWQRVVKQLALPWTEQFLAQEYRHVVLAQDLRTPDAYRSALRRGRGSALPSARRDQLWSAVELFESMLRDRKATTHLRVCARAADSLAGSTPTHDHVVVDEAQDLHPAQWRVLRGAVASGSDDLFITGDPHQRIYDSKVSLGSLGVPVAGRTHRLRINYRSTEEILGWSTDILSPVSVDDLGGEGSDSLAGYRSLLHGLRPHVGGYGTEQAEVDALIERVEGWLGQGISPSEIGVCARFNVLLDKAYDKLTAAGIPVVRVRDNPGSGAEGVRLATMHAMKGLEFRCVTVLGVTASAVPFAREVTPAPVDPLQHDSDLLRERCLLFVACTRAREALAVTWSGSASPFVP, encoded by the coding sequence GTGCCGCAGCTCGCGTTCGCCAACAGCTTCTGGGAGAGCTACGACGTCCTGGAGAGGCCCGTCAAGGCCGGCGTACGCAAGGCGATGCAGAAGTTCCAGCTGCTGACCGTGGCCGAACTGCACGCGGACAAAGGGCTCCACCTCGAGTTCGTGCAGAACGCGCGGGACGCACGCATGCGGACCATCCGCATCAACGACTTCTGGCGCGGTGTCGTTCTCGCTCCGGATGACGGCAGCGACGTGTTCCTCCTCGTCAACGTCGTACGGCACGACGACGCGTACGCCTGGGCCGCCAAGCGGCTGTACACGACGAACTCAGCGACGCGCGCGCTCGAAGTCCGAAACGTGGTCGCCATCGAGCAGCTGACCCCGGCCCTGGAGAAGGCGGCGACCGGCGCCGACTCCCTTCTCTTCGCGACTTACTCGGACACCGTGCTCCGCGAACTGGGCATCGACGACCAGGTGCTGCGTGCGGTGCGGACGATCGTCGACAAGGCGCAGCTCAAGGCGTTCGAGACCCTGTTGCCGGAGGACCAGTGCGAGGTGCTCCAGTTCCTCGCCGAGGGGTTCAGCCCTGACGACGTGTACCGGGACGTGGTCGCCGTCCGCCGTCCGGTCGGCGCGGGCCCGGACCCCGACGAGAGCCTCGCCGTGGCCATCGCCAACACCGCCAACCGCATCACCCTCGTCACCGGCCCCGAAGAGCTCGCGGACATCCTGGAGAAGCCGTTCACGGCCTGGCGGGTGTTCCTGCACCCCTCACAGCGCCGCGTCGCCTACCGGGTGTCGTACGGCGGCCCGGTTCAGATCACCGGCGGCCCCGGCACGGGCAAGACGGTCGCGGCCCTGCATCGCGTCAAGCACCTCCTCACGCGCTCGCGCGATACCCGGGTCCTGCTGACCACGTACACGAACGCCCTGGCCGGCTCACTGCGCGAGAACCTGTCCCTGCTCCTGGACGGCGACGACGCCCTGCTCAGCCGCGTCGATGTGACCACGGTCAACGCCTACGCGCACGGAGTCGTGACCCGCCTCGACGGCAAGGCCCCCTCTCCCATCAACGATCGGGAGGAACGGCAGCTGTGGCAGCGTGTCGTGAAGCAACTGGCGCTGCCGTGGACCGAGCAGTTCCTGGCCCAGGAGTACCGGCACGTCGTCCTCGCGCAGGATCTGCGCACACCTGACGCCTACCGCAGCGCCCTGCGGCGCGGGCGCGGCAGCGCGCTGCCGTCGGCGCGACGCGACCAACTGTGGTCCGCGGTCGAGCTGTTCGAGTCCATGCTGCGTGACCGGAAGGCCACCACGCATCTGCGGGTGTGCGCGCGTGCGGCCGATTCCCTGGCCGGTTCGACGCCCACGCACGACCACGTGGTGGTCGACGAGGCGCAGGATCTGCATCCCGCGCAGTGGCGTGTACTGCGCGGCGCGGTGGCATCCGGCAGCGACGACCTGTTCATCACGGGCGACCCGCACCAGCGCATCTACGACTCGAAGGTGTCGCTGGGCTCCCTGGGCGTCCCGGTGGCCGGCCGCACCCATCGTCTGCGCATCAACTACCGCTCCACGGAGGAGATCCTCGGCTGGTCGACCGACATCCTCAGCCCGGTGTCGGTCGACGATCTGGGCGGTGAGGGCAGCGACAGCCTGGCCGGTTACCGCTCCCTGCTGCACGGCCTCAGGCCACACGTGGGGGGGTACGGCACGGAGCAGGCGGAGGTCGACGCGCTCATCGAGCGCGTCGAGGGCTGGCTCGGCCAAGGCATCTCGCCGTCGGAAATCGGAGTCTGCGCCCGCTTCAACGTGCTGCTCGACAAGGCATACGACAAGCTGACGGCGGCCGGGATCCCGGTGGTCCGGGTCAGGGACAACCCGGGGTCCGGCGCGGAAGGGGTGCGGCTCGCCACCATGCATGCCATGAAGGGTCTGGAGTTCCGCTGCGTCACCGTGCTAGGCGTGACGGCGAGCGCGGTGCCATTCGCTCGCGAGGTGACTCCGGCCCCTGTGGACCCGCTGCAGCACGACTCGGACCTGCTGCGGGAGCGGTGCCTGCTGTTCGTGGCGTGCACGCGGGCGCGGGAGGCGCTGGCGGTCACGTGGAGCGGCTCGGCCAGTCCGTTCGTGCCGTGA
- a CDS encoding McrC family protein, producing the protein MTSAVDAPYSVELVEHAPATRLVLPDAVGRALAASRIVDATPDPYTPGLWSLKAGSKVGAVAVTAAGGGEPVTVRVTPKVPIVRLFFLLGYSLDPSRSWRDGEVEVAEHRELLPALAHAVERQVDRALRQGLSQGYRAAEESALVVRGRVREAEQIRRRFGAMLPIEVAYDEFTTDIAENRILRAAVERLLRLPGTPRDVRRRLLHQRARLRDVTAIARGQPIPEWRPTRLNSRYHRALRLSRVVLDGASAEHGPGDLRIDGFLFDMNKLFEDFVTTALRETFHGRGRGSDGHTVRLQDSHHLDEAAAIRMKPDLVLYGPDGTPCAVADAKYKSGRPGGYPDADLYQMLAYCTALGLREGHLVYAKGNAPHAAHQVRHAGIVIHQHALDLDQEPSGLLTDIDEVAQRLANTPRV; encoded by the coding sequence GTGACGTCAGCGGTCGACGCCCCGTACTCCGTCGAACTGGTCGAGCACGCGCCGGCGACCCGTCTCGTCCTGCCGGACGCCGTCGGCCGTGCCCTCGCCGCTTCCCGCATCGTGGACGCGACCCCCGACCCGTACACGCCCGGGCTTTGGTCGCTGAAGGCCGGCAGCAAGGTCGGGGCCGTGGCCGTCACGGCGGCGGGCGGCGGCGAACCGGTCACCGTACGCGTCACACCCAAGGTGCCCATCGTCCGGCTCTTCTTCCTGCTCGGCTACAGCCTCGATCCGAGCAGGAGTTGGCGGGACGGCGAGGTCGAGGTCGCCGAGCACCGCGAACTGCTGCCCGCGCTCGCCCACGCTGTGGAACGGCAGGTGGACCGGGCCCTGCGACAGGGCTTGTCGCAGGGCTACCGGGCGGCTGAGGAATCCGCGCTCGTCGTCCGCGGCCGGGTCAGGGAGGCCGAACAGATACGGCGGCGGTTCGGGGCGATGCTGCCGATCGAGGTGGCGTACGACGAGTTCACCACCGACATAGCGGAGAACCGCATCCTCCGTGCGGCCGTCGAACGTCTCCTGCGCCTGCCCGGCACACCGCGCGACGTACGCCGCAGGCTGCTGCACCAGCGCGCCCGCCTGAGAGACGTCACGGCGATCGCGCGCGGACAGCCGATCCCCGAATGGCGTCCCACCCGCCTCAACTCCCGCTACCACCGGGCCCTGCGTCTCTCGCGCGTCGTCCTGGACGGCGCATCCGCCGAGCACGGCCCCGGCGATCTGCGCATCGACGGCTTCCTCTTCGACATGAACAAGCTCTTCGAGGACTTCGTGACAACCGCCCTACGGGAGACCTTCCACGGCCGGGGCCGGGGTTCGGACGGCCACACCGTCCGACTCCAGGACTCCCACCACCTCGACGAGGCCGCCGCGATCCGGATGAAGCCCGACCTCGTGCTGTACGGACCGGACGGCACCCCGTGCGCGGTGGCGGACGCCAAGTACAAGTCCGGGCGACCGGGCGGCTATCCCGACGCCGACCTGTACCAGATGCTGGCTTACTGCACGGCCCTCGGCCTGCGCGAAGGCCACCTGGTGTACGCGAAGGGCAATGCCCCGCACGCCGCCCACCAAGTGCGTCACGCGGGCATCGTCATCCATCAGCACGCCCTCGACCTGGACCAGGAACCCTCCGGACTGCTCACGGACATCGACGAGGTGGCCCAGCGGTTGGCGAACACCCCACGCGTATGA
- a CDS encoding DUF4357 domain-containing protein produces the protein MNERDEARPEAVQAGVATVYPEFLLRLPNGGPQARGRVLPEKGMNGSLKFLILAGSPVRVETMPGIGPHPSAQRERLLADGGIGTASDRWPGYGETTRDIECNSPSAAASVVTGRSSDGLSEWRTEEGFPLVDYLGASWRTPHKAWLVRGSNVSGRDLVKRLWVTEGWVTLAATHLPHVDEAAPTKSVLRRYVQEGYDATTSYSQKQVMADELHYFLSQMRQGDTVCTISDGQMYIGKLTGDAEQTESEGGLSNLRRRAEWRSSGIPYDELPEALQQKLSVQHDVVDLTAVLALVEGLGRSDEELEQEAQAMERDPSLAIPAITARREPELPDPTDQLAAELLVHETAWLREVRDLLADDRQLVLHGPPGTGKTYLALKLAEFLGGGPEQVKLVQFHPSYAYEDFFEGFRPQEDPQTREVAFRLTAGPLRELADLASREGNRHIPHFLIIDEINRANLAKVFGELYFLLEYRNKSVRLTYSGDDFALPPNLFVIGTMNTADRSIALVDAAMRRRFAFVELSPRTEPTRGLLRRWLTEEGRGAEPADLLDALNSRIAEPDFRIGPSYLMKKGVYREGGLERTWRTKILPLLEEHHYGEGVDIETRYGLAALRMSLQ, from the coding sequence GTGAACGAGCGAGACGAGGCCCGCCCCGAGGCGGTTCAGGCCGGGGTCGCCACGGTGTACCCGGAGTTCCTGCTGCGCCTGCCCAACGGAGGACCGCAGGCCCGGGGCCGGGTCCTGCCCGAGAAAGGGATGAACGGAAGCCTGAAGTTCCTCATCCTCGCCGGCTCACCGGTGCGTGTGGAGACGATGCCCGGCATAGGGCCCCATCCGTCGGCGCAGCGGGAACGGCTGCTCGCGGACGGCGGCATCGGGACGGCGTCGGACCGGTGGCCCGGCTATGGGGAGACGACTCGGGACATCGAATGCAACTCCCCCTCCGCAGCCGCCTCGGTGGTGACCGGGCGTAGCTCCGACGGGCTCTCCGAGTGGCGCACGGAAGAGGGCTTCCCCCTGGTCGACTACCTCGGCGCCTCATGGCGCACCCCGCACAAGGCCTGGCTGGTGAGGGGCTCGAACGTCTCCGGGCGTGATCTGGTCAAGCGACTGTGGGTGACCGAGGGCTGGGTGACTCTCGCGGCCACACACCTGCCCCACGTGGACGAGGCCGCGCCGACCAAGAGCGTCCTGCGGCGGTACGTCCAGGAGGGATACGACGCCACCACTTCGTACAGCCAGAAGCAGGTGATGGCCGACGAACTGCACTACTTCCTGTCCCAGATGCGGCAGGGCGACACCGTCTGCACCATCTCGGACGGGCAGATGTACATCGGAAAGCTCACGGGAGACGCGGAGCAGACCGAGTCCGAGGGCGGGCTGTCGAATCTGCGCCGGAGGGCCGAGTGGCGGTCCTCCGGTATCCCGTACGACGAGTTGCCCGAGGCCCTCCAGCAGAAGCTGTCCGTGCAACACGATGTCGTCGACCTGACCGCCGTACTGGCACTCGTCGAGGGACTCGGACGGAGCGACGAGGAACTGGAGCAGGAGGCCCAGGCCATGGAGCGGGACCCCAGCCTGGCGATCCCGGCGATCACCGCCCGCCGTGAGCCGGAACTGCCCGACCCGACGGATCAGCTGGCGGCCGAACTCCTCGTGCACGAGACGGCGTGGCTGCGCGAAGTGCGCGATCTCCTGGCCGACGACCGGCAACTGGTGCTCCACGGCCCGCCAGGCACCGGCAAGACGTACCTGGCACTGAAACTCGCCGAGTTCCTCGGCGGCGGGCCCGAGCAGGTCAAGCTCGTGCAGTTCCACCCGTCGTACGCCTACGAGGACTTCTTCGAGGGCTTCCGGCCCCAGGAGGACCCGCAGACGAGGGAGGTCGCCTTCCGGCTCACTGCGGGCCCGCTGCGCGAACTCGCCGACCTGGCCTCGCGTGAGGGAAACCGGCACATCCCGCACTTCCTGATCATCGACGAGATCAACCGGGCCAACCTGGCGAAGGTCTTCGGCGAGCTGTACTTCCTGCTGGAGTACCGCAACAAGTCGGTTCGGTTGACCTACTCCGGCGACGACTTCGCGCTGCCGCCGAATCTGTTCGTCATCGGCACGATGAACACCGCCGACCGCTCCATCGCCCTCGTGGACGCGGCGATGCGCCGCCGTTTCGCCTTCGTCGAACTGTCGCCGCGCACCGAGCCGACACGCGGTCTGCTGCGCCGCTGGCTGACCGAGGAGGGCAGGGGCGCGGAGCCCGCCGACCTGCTCGATGCGCTGAACTCCCGTATCGCCGAACCCGACTTCCGTATCGGGCCCTCGTACCTGATGAAGAAGGGCGTGTACCGGGAGGGCGGTCTGGAGCGGACCTGGCGGACGAAGATCCTGCCCTTGCTGGAGGAGCATCACTACGGGGAGGGCGTGGACATCGAGACGCGCTACGGGCTGGCGGCACTGCGGATGTCCCTGCAGTGA
- a CDS encoding AAA family ATPase, whose protein sequence is MSDTTSLRDLVLARLPGSGLSAEEQALLRDLLPAAQPRSGGRSGTVYMRSITASGWRGIGPAATVRLNPGPGLTLVAGRNGSGKSSFAEAAEMALTGDNFRWQGRTQVWKKGWRNLHEHSAPEVAVELGFDSGSGGEGAREPVTIRRFWHGEGLEESRTVVEEAGQVTGEAVHDVIDSGQLSLYRPFLPYTQLGAVINGPLTTLHDEISRILGLELLSDTDAAARARAKTLTDTENAVKALTGTVIQELSEVDDPRAKEAITALSGRSPDLDAVRALLKGHGAADEAHLARLRRLADLERPDRPLIARAVTRLRSAAAVADDARHGSAEDARQLIKLLDTALEHRRRHPDVSDCPVCGSTDLLDRSWAERTRAQVDRLQTEAAEAEAAHRDLVNAVREVHDLMRPGPTWLQADEPSLAALWRDLVACRTIRDPRELADRAERAEAVLGDSCDQIIEDARRRVTAQDGRWQPLAVRLSAWLGQAEAAQAAKPALKRVKAVRAWVRALTDELRDARFKPFADQSGQIWRLLCERSSVLLGAIGLTGVGPQRQVSLPVSVDDADAPAFGVMSQGELHSLALSLFIPRATHQDSPFGFLVIDDPVQSMDPEKVDGLAKVLDLYAQHRQVVVFTHDTRLEEAIQRLGLRATVMRVSRQTDSVVHVSSVSDPVSQALAEARAIALDPHLPPEVADRVLPSMCRLALEAAYLDSARRALREAGVGQRAIQERVSRPGPLTGLAALAMGMRGKEGREVLEAVARDHGPWARELIQGLNQASHQAPATPVGDRVALVDRTKRLAKEVLAR, encoded by the coding sequence ATGAGCGACACCACCAGCCTCCGTGACCTGGTCCTCGCCCGTCTGCCCGGATCAGGGCTCTCCGCCGAGGAGCAGGCCCTGCTGCGCGATCTGCTGCCTGCCGCTCAGCCCCGGAGCGGTGGCCGTTCCGGGACCGTGTACATGCGGTCCATCACGGCCTCCGGCTGGCGCGGTATCGGACCCGCCGCTACTGTCCGGCTGAATCCCGGCCCCGGTCTGACGCTGGTGGCGGGCCGAAACGGCTCCGGCAAGTCGAGTTTCGCCGAGGCCGCGGAGATGGCCTTGACGGGCGACAACTTCCGCTGGCAGGGGCGCACTCAGGTATGGAAGAAGGGCTGGCGCAACCTCCACGAGCACTCCGCTCCCGAGGTCGCGGTGGAGCTCGGCTTCGACTCCGGCAGTGGCGGAGAGGGCGCCAGGGAGCCCGTGACCATACGCCGGTTCTGGCACGGCGAAGGGCTCGAGGAGTCCCGCACCGTCGTCGAGGAAGCGGGACAGGTCACCGGCGAAGCCGTGCACGACGTGATCGACTCCGGCCAACTGTCGCTGTACCGGCCGTTTCTCCCGTACACCCAACTCGGTGCGGTGATCAACGGGCCGCTGACCACCTTGCACGACGAGATCTCCCGGATCCTGGGCCTCGAACTGCTCAGTGACACCGACGCGGCGGCACGGGCTCGGGCCAAGACCCTGACCGACACCGAGAACGCCGTGAAGGCTCTCACCGGCACCGTGATCCAGGAGTTGTCGGAGGTGGACGACCCGCGCGCCAAGGAAGCGATCACGGCGCTCTCCGGCAGGAGCCCCGATCTGGACGCCGTCCGGGCCCTGTTGAAGGGGCACGGTGCCGCCGACGAGGCGCACCTCGCCCGACTGCGCCGACTGGCCGATCTCGAGCGCCCGGACCGGCCGTTGATCGCGAGGGCCGTGACACGGCTTCGGTCGGCGGCCGCCGTGGCCGACGACGCACGCCACGGGTCCGCCGAGGATGCCCGGCAGCTGATCAAGCTGCTCGACACCGCGCTGGAACACCGCCGCCGCCACCCCGATGTCTCCGATTGCCCCGTATGCGGCAGCACGGACCTCCTGGACCGCTCCTGGGCGGAACGGACGCGCGCGCAGGTCGACAGGCTCCAGACGGAGGCCGCAGAGGCCGAGGCGGCACACCGCGACCTCGTGAACGCGGTGCGGGAGGTGCACGATCTGATGCGTCCGGGCCCTACCTGGCTCCAGGCCGACGAGCCCTCCCTCGCCGCGCTCTGGCGGGATCTGGTCGCCTGCCGCACGATTCGTGACCCGCGCGAGCTGGCCGACCGTGCGGAACGTGCCGAGGCAGTCCTCGGTGACTCCTGTGACCAGATCATCGAGGACGCCCGCCGGCGCGTCACAGCGCAGGACGGCCGCTGGCAGCCGCTGGCCGTACGCCTGTCCGCATGGTTGGGGCAGGCGGAGGCCGCGCAGGCGGCTAAGCCCGCCCTCAAGCGGGTCAAGGCCGTACGTGCCTGGGTGCGTGCGCTCACCGACGAGTTGCGGGACGCCCGGTTCAAGCCGTTCGCCGACCAGTCCGGGCAGATCTGGCGGCTGTTGTGCGAGCGCAGCAGCGTCCTGCTGGGTGCGATCGGGCTCACGGGTGTCGGTCCGCAGCGGCAGGTCAGTCTTCCCGTCTCCGTGGACGATGCCGACGCGCCCGCCTTCGGCGTCATGAGCCAGGGCGAGCTGCACTCACTCGCCCTCTCCCTGTTCATCCCGCGGGCCACCCACCAGGACAGTCCCTTCGGTTTCCTGGTCATCGACGACCCGGTGCAGTCCATGGACCCGGAGAAGGTCGACGGCCTCGCCAAGGTCCTCGACCTGTACGCGCAGCACCGGCAGGTCGTCGTCTTCACCCACGACACCCGGCTCGAAGAGGCCATCCAGCGCCTCGGTCTGCGGGCGACGGTCATGCGGGTGTCCCGGCAGACCGACTCGGTCGTACACGTCTCCTCCGTCAGCGACCCGGTGAGCCAGGCCCTGGCTGAGGCACGAGCCATCGCCCTCGATCCGCACCTCCCGCCGGAAGTCGCCGACCGGGTACTCCCCTCGATGTGCCGTCTGGCGCTGGAGGCCGCCTACTTGGACAGCGCGCGGCGTGCCCTGCGCGAGGCCGGCGTCGGGCAGCGCGCCATCCAGGAGCGGGTCTCCCGGCCGGGGCCGCTCACCGGTCTGGCGGCCCTCGCGATGGGCATGCGGGGCAAGGAGGGGCGCGAGGTGCTGGAGGCCGTCGCCCGCGACCACGGCCCGTGGGCACGGGAGTTGATCCAGGGGCTGAACCAGGCATCGCACCAGGCGCCGGCCACACCGGTCGGTGACCGCGTGGCTCTGGTCGACCGTACGAAGCGCCTCGCCAAGGAGGTGCTGGCCCGGTGA
- a CDS encoding McrC family protein — protein sequence MPDRTPVRLGEYESAPLEPDQLTLRDVNRLHALQARGCLTLTRERTGWRLKADATVGVLVLDRVRVVVAPKFAIPGEQLMSWLAFALGTPVPATARHWATGPDGYADLVAAALLEECERLLREGLRQDYVRRRSVEPVLRGRLDVAAQATRRYGQLDQLHVRTFDREADVWENRVLGSALRAALGMTASPDLARALHGAAGSFPQVPTPAAALRALDRTHYTRLNARYRPAHTWARLLLRGGGVTDLLTDHGTAADGLLLSMPALWEAVVRRLGTEAVSPQGGHAVPGGSGAGMTVRGDLGNASAFRPDLLLSLPGLPGYDTAHRTLLPVDAKYKRYDRRGVSAADVHQLLTYGSGYASADTPTAVIVHPQPGSHARRTLQVRGPRGLLGIIHVLGVDTRTTPEQASAWIGSVLR from the coding sequence ATGCCTGACCGCACCCCGGTCCGGCTCGGCGAGTACGAGTCCGCCCCGCTGGAGCCCGATCAGCTCACCCTCCGGGACGTCAACCGTCTGCACGCCCTCCAGGCACGGGGCTGCCTCACTCTGACCAGGGAGCGCACCGGGTGGCGGCTCAAGGCCGACGCGACCGTCGGAGTCCTGGTCCTGGACCGTGTCCGCGTGGTCGTCGCACCCAAGTTCGCCATTCCGGGAGAGCAGCTCATGAGCTGGCTCGCCTTTGCCCTGGGCACGCCCGTCCCGGCGACGGCCAGGCACTGGGCCACCGGCCCCGACGGTTACGCCGACCTGGTCGCCGCCGCCCTGCTCGAAGAGTGCGAGCGGCTCCTGCGGGAGGGACTGCGCCAGGACTACGTACGCCGCCGGAGCGTCGAACCGGTGCTCCGGGGACGCCTGGACGTCGCAGCCCAGGCCACCCGCCGCTACGGGCAACTGGACCAGCTGCACGTCCGCACCTTCGACCGGGAGGCGGACGTCTGGGAGAACCGCGTCCTGGGGAGTGCGCTGAGGGCGGCGCTCGGCATGACCGCCAGTCCCGACCTTGCGCGCGCCCTGCACGGCGCCGCCGGGTCCTTTCCGCAGGTTCCGACCCCGGCCGCGGCGCTCCGCGCCCTGGACCGCACCCACTACACCCGCCTCAACGCCCGCTACCGGCCCGCCCACACCTGGGCCCGCCTGCTGCTGCGCGGTGGCGGCGTGACCGACCTGCTCACCGACCACGGCACCGCGGCGGACGGTCTCCTCCTCTCCATGCCCGCGCTCTGGGAGGCCGTGGTCCGCCGTCTCGGCACCGAGGCCGTCAGCCCGCAGGGCGGCCACGCCGTACCCGGCGGGAGCGGCGCCGGGATGACCGTTCGCGGAGACCTGGGCAACGCCTCGGCCTTCCGGCCCGATCTCCTGCTCAGCCTTCCAGGACTTCCCGGATACGACACGGCACATCGCACGCTGCTGCCCGTGGACGCCAAGTACAAGCGCTACGACCGCCGCGGCGTGAGCGCGGCCGACGTCCACCAGCTCCTCACCTACGGCAGCGGCTACGCGTCCGCCGACACCCCGACGGCCGTCATCGTCCATCCCCAGCCGGGCAGTCACGCCCGGCGCACTCTCCAGGTGCGCGGCCCCAGAGGCCTGTTGGGCATCATCCACGTCCTCGGTGTCGACACCCGCACCACACCCGAGCAGGCGTCGGCCTGGATAGGCTCAGTACTGCGCTGA
- a CDS encoding AAA family ATPase → MTNGVDVRTAAAEFDRAAVANAESAAEDERKQVLSQFPLEQWAQLPLERYALGQSAPHESGPTYCRLMEFGTPHLGSIKGGSAAKHIMYHHNSGEWRLAAPLRGMDPQEAWAELRGQFVRAFDAVGAGDFEALDDLEMLRYGPTLVTKSLATYFPQHFLPIYAAEHLRTFVTLVGGEAQAGVPAARTNRQLRELVRNREEFEGWTGQAVMRFLYKHFNPRQRTIWKVAPGERGRLWEECRAGGFICVGWDELGDLGQYQSDTELKQALDAHWPRSSGGSLTLARRLLAFRDLEAGDRVVANRGTDEVLATGRVDGSYRYAPDRPEFHHVVPVTWDTSHAQKLSKPQHGWRSTFAKVDASLFARFTAHHADSGSGSVPDTGQAQTGTPVALPEDVQVVLDALERKGQVILHGPPGTGKTRLALAAALALDGRAGVLGADAHQRAEAQAEMLQGDRVRMVTFHPSYGYEDFVEGFKPDLSATGPGLTLALTDGLFHNLCSRAAAHPDQTFLLVVDEINRGDLPRIFGELITLLELDKRNLPVILPVSKRRFSVPPNVRVIGTMNTADRSISHLDAAVRRRFAFLPVGPDPDAVSGTVGPLDLAGFFESLNTRITRHLDADHQIGHAYLLREGEPIATEEDLAAAFHHEVIPLLEDYCLGRAELLHRILGGLVDAETGRPLLMPPQDLADALATEFTSGVPGPDA, encoded by the coding sequence ATGACGAACGGGGTGGATGTGCGCACAGCCGCGGCAGAGTTCGACCGGGCCGCCGTGGCGAACGCCGAGTCGGCTGCCGAGGACGAGCGCAAGCAGGTGCTGTCCCAGTTTCCGTTGGAACAGTGGGCCCAGCTGCCGTTGGAGCGCTACGCCCTCGGGCAGAGCGCACCGCATGAGTCGGGGCCGACGTACTGCCGGCTCATGGAGTTCGGCACTCCCCACCTGGGCAGCATCAAGGGCGGCAGTGCCGCGAAGCACATCATGTACCACCACAACTCCGGCGAATGGCGGCTGGCCGCTCCCCTGCGCGGCATGGACCCGCAGGAGGCCTGGGCGGAACTGCGGGGACAGTTCGTCCGGGCTTTCGACGCCGTCGGGGCAGGAGACTTCGAGGCGCTGGACGACCTCGAAATGCTGCGGTACGGGCCGACGTTGGTGACAAAGTCCCTGGCGACCTACTTCCCACAGCACTTCCTGCCGATCTACGCGGCCGAGCATCTGCGGACGTTCGTCACGCTGGTCGGCGGCGAGGCGCAGGCCGGCGTCCCCGCCGCGCGCACGAACCGGCAACTGAGGGAACTCGTGCGGAACCGTGAGGAGTTCGAGGGCTGGACGGGACAGGCGGTGATGCGCTTCCTGTACAAGCACTTCAATCCCCGGCAACGCACCATCTGGAAAGTCGCGCCCGGCGAGCGCGGCCGCCTGTGGGAGGAATGCCGGGCCGGAGGGTTCATCTGCGTCGGGTGGGACGAGCTCGGAGACCTCGGCCAGTACCAGAGCGACACCGAACTGAAGCAGGCCCTGGACGCGCACTGGCCGCGCAGCAGTGGCGGCAGCCTGACCCTTGCCCGTCGGCTGCTGGCCTTCCGGGACCTGGAGGCGGGAGACCGGGTCGTCGCCAACCGCGGGACGGACGAGGTCCTGGCCACCGGCAGGGTCGACGGGAGCTACCGCTACGCCCCGGACCGGCCGGAGTTCCACCACGTCGTCCCGGTGACCTGGGACACCTCCCACGCACAGAAACTGTCGAAGCCCCAGCACGGGTGGCGGTCCACCTTCGCCAAAGTCGACGCCTCCCTCTTCGCCAGGTTCACCGCACACCACGCCGACTCCGGCTCCGGCTCCGTCCCGGATACGGGCCAGGCGCAGACGGGCACGCCCGTCGCGCTGCCCGAAGACGTACAGGTCGTCCTGGACGCCCTGGAACGCAAAGGACAGGTGATCCTGCACGGGCCGCCCGGCACGGGCAAGACCCGGCTCGCGCTCGCCGCCGCCCTCGCCCTGGATGGCCGCGCGGGCGTGCTCGGTGCCGACGCGCACCAACGTGCCGAGGCGCAGGCCGAGATGCTGCAGGGCGACCGTGTCCGCATGGTCACCTTCCATCCCTCCTACGGCTACGAGGACTTCGTCGAGGGCTTCAAGCCGGACCTGAGCGCCACCGGCCCGGGGCTCACCCTCGCCCTCACGGACGGCCTGTTCCACAACCTGTGCAGCCGGGCCGCCGCCCACCCCGACCAAACGTTCCTACTGGTCGTCGACGAGATCAATCGCGGTGACCTGCCCCGGATCTTCGGCGAGTTGATCACGCTCCTCGAACTCGACAAGCGGAACCTGCCGGTCATCCTGCCCGTCAGCAAGCGACGCTTCTCCGTGCCGCCGAACGTCCGGGTCATCGGCACCATGAACACCGCCGACCGGAGCATCAGCCACCTGGACGCCGCGGTCCGCCGCCGCTTCGCCTTCCTGCCTGTGGGGCCGGACCCGGACGCGGTCTCCGGCACCGTGGGTCCCCTGGACCTGGCCGGGTTCTTCGAGTCCCTCAACACCCGCATCACCCGCCATCTCGACGCCGACCACCAGATCGGGCACGCCTACCTGCTGCGGGAGGGTGAGCCGATCGCCACCGAGGAGGACCTGGCCGCGGCTTTCCACCACGAGGTGATCCCGCTCCTGGAGGACTACTGTCTCGGCCGGGCGGAGCTGCTGCACCGTATCCTCGGCGGCCTGGTCGACGCCGAGACCGGGCGTCCGCTCCTCATGCCCCCGCAGGACCTTGCGGACGCGCTGGCGACCGAGTTCACCAGCGGAGTTCCCGGCCCGGATGCCTGA